The sequence below is a genomic window from Terriglobales bacterium.
CAACGGCTGTGATATTGTTCTAAGTTTGCCGTGACCTTTCGGGTCTCGCATCGGGCTAAGTGTCTGTGCTGCAGGGACTTACTGGCTTACGGTATCCGGGCCTGCCGGTCCCAAGCTCGTCCTTCCGGATTGGCAGTCTGGGCTATTGGCTCGCGGAAATCCTGCCGTCCAGGGACAACGAACTACCAGAATGGCTGACTACATATACATGATGGAGAGCCGGTTATCTCCGGCGCAACTCCAGGTCGTGGGACAAGTGCAGGAGATCGCGCGCGCCTACGAGATGAACGTCTATCTCACCGGCGGCGCGGTGCGCGACATCATCAGCGGATTCCCAATCCGGGACCTTGACTTTACCGTCCAGGGCAACGTCCTCAAGCTGCAGAAAGACTTGCAAAAAATCGGCGCCATTATTCAGGGAAGTGACGAGGACATGCACATCCTTTATGTCCTCTTTCCCAATCACGTGCGGACAGAGATTGCCAGCGCGCGCTCCGAGAGCTATCCCAAACCGGGAAAGCCCGAGGTGACGTTCGAAACCATAAACGAGGACCTCCGCCGCCGGGATTTCACTGTCAATGCGATGGCGTTGTCGCTGAATCCCGGCTCACGCGGGCTATTGATGGATCCATTCAACGGGGTTGCCGATCTCGAGGCCAAACACCTGCGCATTCTTCAGAACTACGCCTTTCTCGAAGAACCTTCGCGCATGTTGCGCGCGTTACGTCTGATGACGCGCTTTCATTGGACTCTCGAAGAGCGCACGCAAGCCCGCTTTGATGCCGCGAAAGAGAACAACTACCTCGAATACATCTCCAATCGTGCGATCGGCTACGAGATCGAACAAATCGCGCATGAAGACGACCCTGTCGCAGTGATGAAAGCCTTCGAGAAGGAAGGCTGGATGAAAATCCTCTTCCCCGCCTGGACGACCGCGAAAGTCGATACCGCCGGACTCACGGCGCTGCAAAAGACTCGTCAGCAGCTCACGGATATCGGAGTGCAATCGGATCCGGCTGCCGCTCGCATGTACTTCCTCACCAGGAAAATGGGCGATAAAGAAGTGCATGCGATGCAGAAGCTCTTGCCGCGCCAGCACTTCGTCGAGCAGTGGCGCAATATCGAAGACGACGCCAAGGACCTGGCCAAGCGATTGCTCTCGAAAGAGTACGCTGCGCCTTCTGCTACCTGGAAACTTCTGATGGCCACGCGTCCGGAGCTAATTCTTTTTCTCGATATAACGACGCGGCAGTCCGCGGTCGAGCAGAAGATCAAAGCATTTCTCACGAAATGGCCGCAGTACCGCCAGAAGATGCCGCTGCTCAAGATGACGGAGATGCGCATCACTCCGGATCTTCCCGTCTACCAGAAGCTGTTGGAAGAGATGTTCTTTCTCATGCTCGACGGCAAGCTGAAAACAGAAGCGGAGATAGTGAAGTTTCTTGAGCCGCATCAGCCGCCGTTGCCGGTTGCGCCGCCAACTCCTACGCGTCGCGGCCGAGGCAAGAAGAAAGTTGCTGCGAAAGCCGCTGCAGCAGCCGCACCGGCCGCGCCCGAACAAACAGCTCCGAGTGCGCAGGCTGCGCCAGCACTACAGCAGGCGAAACCACCAAAGGTTGCCAAGAAAGAGGCAGCTCCAGCAAAGCTGCAGGCTCAAGCCGCGGCAGTTGCTGCGCCTGCGCATCAGAAGACCGCGCCTGCGAAGGTTGAAGCCAAAGCAGTCGCGACCCCGACTGCAAAGAAACCAGAGCCAAAGAGGACTAAGCGTGCGAAGAAAACCGCCTCAAAACCAGCGGCAAAGAAACCTAAAACAAAATCTGCCAAGAAGAGCAAACGATAAAGTTGGCTTCGGAGCACCCGTCATCGGTAGCGCGCATTCCCAGTTCTAACAGCTCTGATCTAGAAGTCGAACCGATCGATATTGCTCTTGTTGAAGACAAATGGCTTACCCAACATGATCTGGTCCCCTTCCACTTGAATGGTTCCCAGCCGGCCTGCCTGGAATTGATGGTCGCCATGCTTTAGTCTTCCGCGAACGAGCGCGTCGGCCGCTTCAACTGTTAAATATCCGAGGTCATTCGTGTTCCAGAGGACGATGCTCTCAATCGTTCCGTCCTTGATGTAAGGCTTGCACATATTGGGCAACGACAGGCCAGTCACTTTTACGTCCTTGCGGCCGGATTGCTTCACGGCTTCCGCCGCGCCCGGCACTGCAGGAGCGGCAATGGCCATGATGAGTTTCACGTTCGGATATACCTTGAGAACGTTTTGCGTTTCGGCGAACGCGCGATCGCGATCTCCCTCGCTGGGCTGAATCGTAACCAGTTTCAGTTTGGGATAGCGCTGCAGACGCTCCTTGATGTATTTGATCCACTCATTCTGATTTGCGGCCGTAA
It includes:
- a CDS encoding CCA tRNA nucleotidyltransferase; translated protein: MADYIYMMESRLSPAQLQVVGQVQEIARAYEMNVYLTGGAVRDIISGFPIRDLDFTVQGNVLKLQKDLQKIGAIIQGSDEDMHILYVLFPNHVRTEIASARSESYPKPGKPEVTFETINEDLRRRDFTVNAMALSLNPGSRGLLMDPFNGVADLEAKHLRILQNYAFLEEPSRMLRALRLMTRFHWTLEERTQARFDAAKENNYLEYISNRAIGYEIEQIAHEDDPVAVMKAFEKEGWMKILFPAWTTAKVDTAGLTALQKTRQQLTDIGVQSDPAAARMYFLTRKMGDKEVHAMQKLLPRQHFVEQWRNIEDDAKDLAKRLLSKEYAAPSATWKLLMATRPELILFLDITTRQSAVEQKIKAFLTKWPQYRQKMPLLKMTEMRITPDLPVYQKLLEEMFFLMLDGKLKTEAEIVKFLEPHQPPLPVAPPTPTRRGRGKKKVAAKAAAAAAPAAPEQTAPSAQAAPALQQAKPPKVAKKEAAPAKLQAQAAAVAAPAHQKTAPAKVEAKAVATPTAKKPEPKRTKRAKKTASKPAAKKPKTKSAKKSKR